Proteins encoded within one genomic window of Etheostoma cragini isolate CJK2018 chromosome 21, CSU_Ecrag_1.0, whole genome shotgun sequence:
- the acsl5 gene encoding long-chain-fatty-acid--CoA ligase 5: MDVLFQVLLSPLPTPAIISLVALGAAVLFYLNSRPSPLRSPIDLKRQTLGIKDGARKTALLEDNNNLMSYCHDDAKTMYEVFQRGLKVSGNGPCLGYRKSGRPYQWLKYKQVSDRAAHLGSGLLHKGLKPNTDTFIGIFSQNRPEWIIGELACYTYSMVVVPLYDTLGPEALVFIIDRAEISTVLCDNQRKAETLLQMREEGQTPVLKTIIVMDPFDPELAERGTKCGVDVVVLQDVEAMGKSNLQKPVPPKPEDLGIVCFTSGTTGNPKGAMLTHENIVSDAAGVLKSFDTVLVPSPQDTSISFLPLAHMFERVVQTVVYGAGGKVGFFQGDIRLLPDDMKALQPTIFPVVPRLLNRVYDKVQSGAKSPFKKWLLNFAVERKFAEVREGIIRNNSVWDKLIFHKVQESLGGRVRVMVTGAAPISPAVLNFLRASLGCQIFEAYGQTECTAGCTFTMPGDATSGHVGVPLPCNVVKLVDVEDMNYFASNGEGEVCIKGRNVFKGYLKDPEKTAEALDEDGWLHTGDIGKWLPSGVLKIIDRKKNIFKLAQGEYIAPEKIENVYVRSEPVAQIFVHGDSLQSCLIAIVVPDPDVLPGFAKNLGCQGSFEELCKNTEIKSAILSDLTKLGKEAGLKSFEQVKDVYLHPEQFSIENGLLTPTLKAKRNELTSLFKPQIDKLYANLQ, encoded by the exons ATGGACGTCCTTTTCCAGGTTCTGTTGTCCCCACTCCCGACCCCGGCCATCATCTCCCTGGTCGCCCTAGGAGCTGCTGTCTTGTTTTACCTCAACTCAAGGCCCAGTCCCCTCCGCAGCCCCATTGACCTCAAAAGGCAAACTCTGGGCATCAAG GATGGCGCAAGAAAAACTGCATTGCTTGAGGACAACAACAACCTGATGTCTTATTGCCACGATGACGCCAAGACCATGTATGAGGTCTTTCAGAGGGGTCTGAAAGTTTCAG gtaATGGACCATGCTTGGGCTACAGAAAATCAGGAAGGCCTTACCAGTGGCTGAAGTACAAACAG GTGTCTGATAGAGCAGCGCACCTGGGATCAGGTCTACTTCACAAGGGTTTGAAGCCGAACACTGACACTTTTATAGGCATCTTTTCTCAGAATAGACCTGAG TGGATTATTGGAGAACTGGCCTGTTACACCTACTCTATGGTAGTGGTCCCGCTGTACGACACCCTGGGTCCTGAAGCTCTTGTGTTCATTATCGACCGAG CGGAGATCTCTACAGTGCTTTGTGACAATCAAAGAAAAGCCGAAACACTGCTGCAAATGCGGGAGGAAGGCCAGACTCCAGTTCTCAAAACCATCATCGTCATGGACCCTTTTGATCCGGAGTTGGCCGAGCGAGGAACCAAGTGTGGGGTGGACGTTGTGGTTTTGCAGGATGTGGAG GCTATGGGGAAAAGCAATCTTCAAAAGCCTGTT CCACCAAAGCCAGAGGACCTTGGGATTGTTTGCTTCACCAGCGGCACTACAG GAAACCCCAAGGGAGCAATGTTGACCCATGAGAACATAGTCTCTGATGCTGCAGGTGTCCTCAAAAGCTTTGAT ACAGTACTTGTCCCGTCTCCTCAGGATACCAGCATCTCATTCCTGCCTTTAGCACACATGTTCGAGAGAGTCGTACAG ACTGTGGTCTACGGTGCTGGAGGTAAGGTGGGATTCTTCCAGGGAGACATCAGACTGCTGCCAGATGACATGAAAGCCCTGCAGCCCACTATTTTCCCAGTTGTGCCTCGACTTCTCAACCGTGTCTATGACAAA GTTCAGAGTGGAGCCAAATCGCCTTTCAAGAAATGGCTGCTGAACTTTGCTGTGGAGAGGAAGTTTGCTGAAGTGAGGGAGGGCATCATCAGGAACAACAGCGTGTGGGACAAGCTTATCTTCCACAAAGTTCAG GAGTCTCTGGGGGGACGAGTGCGGGTCATGGTGACGGGAGCAGCACCCATATCTCCAGCTGTGCTCAACTTCCTAAGGGCTTCTCTGGGCTGCCAG ATCTTTGAGGCGTACGGTCAGACGGAGTGCACAGCCGGCTGCACCTTCACCATGCCAGGAGACGCCACCTCAG GTCATGTTGGGGTGCCGCTGCCTTGTAATGTTGTGAAGCTGGTTGATGTTGAAGACATGAACTACTTCGCTTCAAACGGCGAAGGGGAG GTCTGTATCAAGGGTAGAAATGTGTTCAAGGGGTACTTGAAAGACCCGGAGAAGACAGCAGAGGCCTTAGATGAAGACGGTTGGCTTCACACTGGAGACATCGGGAAATGGCTTCCA AGTGGCGTTCTGAAGATTATCGACCGGAAGAAGAACATATTTAAGCTGGCTCAGGGGGAGTACATCGCACCAGAGAAGATTGAGAATGTGTATGTCCGCAGTGAACCTGTGGCCCAAATATTTGTGCATGGAGACAGTCTACAG TCCTGCCTGATCGCCATCGTTGTCCCAGACCCTGACGTCCTGCCGGGTTTTGCAAAGAATCTAGGGTGCCAAGGCTCCTTTGAAGAACTCTGCAAAAACACA gaaATAAAGAGTGCCATTCTTTCAGACCTGACAAAACTGGGCAAAGAAGCAGGACTCAAGTCCTTTGAGCAG GTGAAAGACGTATATCTCCACCCAGAACAGTTCAGTATCGAGAATGGTCTGTTAACTCCAACTCTCAAGGCCAAGAGGAACGAGCTCACATCTCTCTTCAAGCCACAGATCGACAAACTGTACGCTAACTTACAATAA